From the genome of Apostichopus japonicus isolate 1M-3 chromosome 17, ASM3797524v1, whole genome shotgun sequence:
GTACAGGACCTAATTGAAAATGTAGTTGATCATATTGAAATGGAAATTACTAGATTAATAAGTAACCAGCAGTCCACACTATTGAGAAAGGAAGAGGATAAGCAAGACTTTCACAATATTTTTTCCAATGCAAGGGAAGCTCCTTTCTCTGAAATGAGAACAGAATACCAACAGAGGAAACTTTTCAAGCAAATTGGTGCATATGTTGAACCTGAACAAAAACTTGTAGGCTACTGTTTCAAgtctaaaataaataaaacaggaGCTCCAATTCAAGAACAAGAGAAAGAGACATTTCAGTACATTCCTTTGGCAATTTCACTGAAAAAATTTCTGGAACAACCAGGAGTTATGAATGCAATATTTTCAGCTAAAGCATCTGCAGATCCAAATGTCCTGGTTACATATCGAGATGGCATTCTGTTCAAAAATAGGTATCAACAGCATGGTGAAGTGCCTCTTATACCCCTGCTGCTATACAATGATGACTTTGAGACTGCAAACCCTCTTGGTTCaaggaaaggaaaacataagatTTCAGCATTTTATACAAATGTGCTGTGTCTACCCAGGAGATATCAGGCCAGATTAAACAACATTCTTCTCACAGCTCTAATCACCTCATCTCTCATTACCAAATATGGAGTAGAAAGTGTTGTGAAAgtaataaaagaagaaattcaaATGTTATCGAATGCATGTCTGAATATAGAAGGGGATGATTTCAGTGGACTTGTTAGGCCGGTTTTGTTCCAAGTTGTTGGCGATAACTTGGGTATACATACCATGTTAGGCTATGTTCGTGGCTTTACAGCTTTAAACTATTACTGTAGACTTTGCAAGGGGCATCGAAGTGTACTGCAAAAACAATTAGTTGAAAATGCCAGTCTACTTAGAACAGTAGAAAATTATGTTGCAGTTTTACAACATGATGACCCTAGTGAGACAGGTATCAGATTTGCTACAATTCTAAATGATCTGGGAGAGTTTCATGTAGTTGAAAACATAACTCTTGATGTTATGCATGACTTTTTGGAAGGAGTGATACCGTTAGAAATGTACTTAGTGTTAGACCAGCTGATTCAGGAAAAAAGTTTACTTTGGAGGAACTTAATGGAACTTCATGTTTTAATTATGGCTTCACTGaccagtcaaataagcctagtCCTTTGAAACAATCATCTCTTTCAAACCCTGGAAAAGCAAGTGGACAAAGTGCTTCACAGATGATGTGCCTAGCTTTCAGTTTGCCCATAATGATTGGAGATAAAATTGAAGAAGATTCTGATGCATGGGAGTTGTATCTGTTGTTGATTGATATTTTCAAGATAATAATGAGTCCCAGTTTGAGCCTCTCTGCGACATATGTTCTGAAAGCTTTGATCAGAGATCATCACCAACTATTTCTCCAATTGTTTCCAGATCGGAACCTTACTCCAAAACAGCATTTTCTTACACACTATCCAAGATCATTGCGATTCCTTGGACCTTTGAATCAGTACACCTCAATGCGTTTTGAGGGAAAacacaaaacattcaaaaaatttgcaaatttgtcTTGTAATTTCCAGAACATTGCTAAAACACTGGCAGTTAAATACCAAATGGCCCAGTGTTATGCATTTCTCTTGGAACAACCTCTTGAAAATCAAGACAGAATTAAATCAGGAGCAAGTATCCACCCTGTCAAGAGTAGGATCAATTTTAGACATGATGGCAGCTGAAATAGTTGCTGCAAAACTGAACATTGGTTTAGAAGAAGAGATAACTTTTGTAGGAGCAGCCAAGATTCATGGTTATGAATTTAGAGAAGGAACTGCAGTTATCACCTCATGGAATGACGATGGACCAGAATTTGGAAGTGTGCAATGTGTCCTTCTAAAAAATTCTGATATTTATATTGTACTGAACTTATTCAAGACGATAGGCTTCCAGAGACATTTACAGGCATATGCTGTGGAAACCACATCAGATTTAATTGAAACTGTTTGTCCTAGACAGTTGTTTGACCACCGTCCTGTGACTTGCTTGAAGAATCATAATGGGAATGACAGATCTCATTACATTTCTACTCGCATCACTTTTCTATAGACACAGCATCAGTTGTACCACTGCAGGTGAATTAGTTATTTAGTCATAACCTACAtgattataaattaattttctcCCAGTTTCAGAGTAAAGTGGTCTTCCAATTTCCTCTATATCAAGATGAGATACCAGATGTATCATCTCTCTCAGATGCAGATGATCTTTCTACTACTGGCGATTCAAGTACTAGTGTTGATACCTTGATTATTGAATCAGATGCAGACACATCACTTGAGGGTTCATCTTACTCACCCTTCCATTCACCATATCCCTTGAAACGACAGAAAAGAATCCATTTTGTAAGTAAAGGATATTCTATtgtttttagtgaaaagtaccgTAGTTATTAACATCTTATAGTGGTTGAggctacttcttttttttatgaaagCAAGGTATGGTGCATGCTTTGAATGAGAAAAGAGGTTTTGTTGTGAATACCAGAGATTACCCCTAAACTTTCCATTATGaaagaactactgtacagtagctctgGAAGTGATGAATCTCCCTGCGAGGACTCAAAGTGATCATTATCAGAAAACGATACAGAAATaagtttataataaaataataacaaattaaagttTATTGAATGGCAGAGGTAATTGCATATAGGTTGGTGATTTTTGGTACCATACTGCACCTTCACCATTCAGTCTATAGGTGTCAGTAGTGTTAACATTCTATGCATCCAAATAAATTAAGTTTTCTTATTTACATACTGGCCCATTCACACTCttctcatattttatttttaggaTGTTGAAGCTATTTTAGGCCAGTCTTCCAGAGGAAGGAAAGTCATGGGAAGCATCTCTTGCAAGAAATTATGTTCAAAACAGGATCGACACATTCTTGTGGAAATTTGTTCTAGTCACATGGTTGATCATTATGGAGATAAGTGAGTATATTCACTATGATATATTATGGGAATAGCAGACCCTTCTAATATAAACACAGAGAAGTGGTTGTACCCTATTTTGAAATGCCCTGGAGACCAAGAGATATTTTTAATagaatatataatgaaaaatattcaatatgGTTATGTTTCTGAATGAATTGTTTCAATTCTCAATAGATAGAATACATTTGCTGTATTGTTGTCAACATTTTACCTATTTCCTTTTTAATCTACAGGCCAAGCTCCTTCATTAAGGCAGCGTTAGCAGCAGCAgttgttgatttgtttccctTTCTGAAGGATCCAGAATCTCCCTTGGGTTATGTAAGCATGTTTATGTTCTAATATCCCTCGGCTTAATTGTCATTAGCCATAGTATACACCACTTTCGTTGTTGTGTTGAGGTGACTAGTTTCCTTTTCCTAGCTGCCCTTTCAAAATGTCTCTAAAATGTTGAACACAAAACACTGCCCACAATATCATTACTTTTTGTCATCTGTAGTCAAGTAATGTAATCTTCTGTGGGTTTTACCAAGTAATTTGTTCATCTCATAGAGGACTGTGATACTGAAATCTATTTTCAATACTACCATGATTATGTAGGCATCATTTAACTGAATTATTTCTAAATGAAGTCAGCACTGGGGTGACAAGGccttttaatatgttaaaaataccaaaatggATGTTCAAGTGTCACATTGGGAACTCCAAAAACTGTAACATAGGCACTGGTTTTCAATGGGCTTCATCTCTAAATCTAACCAAGGTATTAATGAAGTTTGTTGTTCAGTAGGTACCCTCCTTATTCCATAAAATATCAGAATTCTGTAACTTATTGATTATATGTGCAATTAGGGTCAAACCCATTACTTTTAGGCTTATCACTTAAAAGCAAGTGTCATAGTGTCCCCTGGGACAATACTGTTTTATCAGTAAGCATACGATATTCTGTGAGGACGGTATGGAGTGCCACAGTGTCGTTAGTCATAGCGTCCGTATTGTTACCGTGCCATTGTGGAACATGTACCAGACATGTTTGTGGTTTGCTGGCTAAAAGCCTATGTTCCAACCAGCTAGGAAGTTTTAACTGTTGGTGTACAACAGCTTTACATGTAGATCAATAAGTCACATAATTTTCTGAGTTGACTTGAATTTTGCTACCATACTTCAGTTTGATAAAAGAGTATGCTGATTTCATGTGCAGGAAGCATGGTATTGCAAAGGTGCTGCAGGACGACCGGCGACAGGGTATCTAGAAGAGCACCTACGCTATGTACGTAAAAAGAAGATTGCCATGGTGAAAGATTCCCCCGGTGCATCAAGTCCACCTACTCCTTTGACTAAAGTGTCCACTCCACCAAAATTGAGAGGTGTGTAATAGGTTTTTACCGTGTAATAGGTTTTTACCAACTATTTTCAGGATTTGACTTATCTCTCATGCCATGACAATGATCAAAGACTGGCTTAGGACACGTTATACCTGCCACAACCATTGGtaacttcaaaatttgatgtTAAGGAATCTCTGTTTAGTaggaaatatatgtttttactGTCCTTGCCAGAAGCTGATCTGGAGAACAAAGAGGAATTGGTGATGATGACTGAGTGGCTGAAATGTAACATGGAACCAAGAGAGAAAGTATTGGACTTCATGAGGCAAACTGCAGTTTACAGACAACAACAGATCAAAGACCACTCAACTAACATTTCAGATATTCTGAAAGAGTATCCCAGGTTGTTAGACCGTGGAATGGTAActatcaaatttgaatttttgctGCTTAATTAAAGAGAAATACGTGGGTGATTTTGCATCAAAAATAGTAAAGAAGCGAGCTCTGAATACACATATTACGAAGATACTGTTAAGACCATATCCTTTATCTCTTGTGGAAAAATTACTAGCGAGGTTTTGATTTAGCAGAAACACTGAAATTAATTAAGTCACTAACCTCACTGATGAGTTAATActatatttcactttgaagGCTATTTGGCCAACTTAAAAACAGTACTTTGATTGACTACATATCTAGTTTGATTGGAAAGAACTAGTTTCACTGCTATTTTTAAATGATGGCATTATATTTTaaatctcttttaatttatgCCTGGAAGTTTATGACAGTAATCAGCCACACAGTGAAGAAAAGTGACTGACTTTTAATTTAACCTTAGGCATCTGGCAGATCAGGATGCATTATAAAGACCAGATTGggaataaatgttatttttggATGAAAATGTTGCTTTATTCAGGGATATAGCTAGGATTTTAAGAAAGGTTGCTGATGCTTAGTGTAGAAAAAAGGTACAGATTCATGCAGTATAATAAGGTTTACAATTtgtacaaagttttttttttttaatatgttgtCTTTGCCATTCAGTGCCATGGTTTTATGTGCAATGTTTGCtctgcatttcttgcaattgtgTACCAATCTAACAACTTGTCTATCATCATGTTACAGGGAgacaagataaattattcccatgAATATGCTTTTGTTCAGTGATGATatcacaaatgttaaatattgaatttttacaactcaaagtccccccccccaccacattaaaaaaatattttgaaaaaaacatttttgagctGTATTCTGAGGCATTTTCAAAGCATCTgtcaataaatgttaaatacttACTTTTCTTTCCCAGATGTTTACTAAATGTTATTAAACTAGCAAAAGGTATCAAGCAGTTGGATTTTCCAAATCCAGCTTCAACAGTACATAGTGTTTGTATAGATGCATGGAACCAGACTTTAACAAATTCAGTGAGAGTGATTTTTTAATGGATCCTAGCTGAGGATCAAAAATAGAACATGCTTACACACATTAAAGTATTCTATTACCCTTTGCTCTGTCAGATAGAACAAGATTTTTCAGTGCTTTGGCCTGAGCATGAGGATCACCTGTATGAGAAATGGGACTTGTACTACAATGGGATTATAGAATATGGCAAACAGGTTGAAAATTGGCAAGGCATTCTTGGATTGGAGTACGTTAACCTAGAGAGTTTGTCTATTGGTAAGTGTGCTTCTTATTTCAGTGCGCATAATTGAGCTAATTTCATTTTTGTATGTTAATCATTCCTTGCAACCTTTCACCACCATCACACTAGGAACTTCTGAAAGATCAGGTTTGACCAATTATCTGTAATATATCTGATCTTGTTCTCAAAATAGCCTTAGTTTACTTTTTGTAAAGACAACAAcacttcctttctttttttgtaaaaataataaactgaaattgAACTAAAAGCATCAATGGGATCTGGTTCAGACAGAAATCAAGTTGGGTTGGTGCAGGTATATTCCCTTGCTTAGACTCCATCTGACCCATCTTTGGGATTTCATTTAAGCCAAAAGCTAGTGACTACTATAATAGAACAATAgaacacaaaatatgtcaaaggtTCATCAGtgttttgagatctgaatatataataaaatataaagagtagATAACTTTGCAAACAGGTTGTGATAGCAGCACAACATTATGAATGTGGGCTTTTAAAGGAGACATATatgattgaaaataaacatacacaaaataccAAACAGATGCTAACTTATCTCATTACATTCTCATGATATGCCATTTTCTCATTGCATTCTCATGATATGCCATTTTCTGATACAAATGACTTGAAGGACTTCTAGTGTTAGAGACAAATAAAGGCAAGAGAAAATACATATAATTTGTGCTGTACGGGCACTGTACGTGATAATGACAATTTATATGTTAAGTGGTCAttaattgtgttatatttttatgcACAAGGACTTTGGACCTatcttttgttatgttttgtcactttcacagataagaagaaaacatttgcattttttcttct
Proteins encoded in this window:
- the LOC139985201 gene encoding uncharacterized protein isoform X1 yields the protein MADIEDSAVFNFLKKYEIESLHETFIENGIDKTALLLLKEDDIRDLIPKIGDRLKFQAGWKKEFQSKVVFQFPLYQDEIPDVSSLSDADDLSTTGDSSTSVDTLIIESDADTSLEGSSYSPFHSPYPLKRQKRIHFDVEAILGQSSRGRKVMGSISCKKLCSKQDRHILVEICSSHMVDHYGDKPSSFIKAALAAAVVDLFPFLKDPESPLGYEAWYCKGAAGRPATGYLEEHLRYVRKKKIAMVKDSPGASSPPTPLTKVSTPPKLREADLENKEELVMMTEWLKCNMEPREKVLDFMRQTAVYRQQQIKDHSTNISDILKEYPRLLDRGMIEQDFSVLWPEHEDHLYEKWDLYYNGIIEYGKQVENWQGILGLEYVNLESLSIDKKKTFAFFLLPVILRGKGKGKKGLCSVTEAITSFVDIQPEVADILQISKTIDATKKPQPFVVCKGTLLAPTQTFVILERRPVPQESLLKAIDFSFKAMYILDMAYQPSCCLVWQFIQNVIYEIKEPHVPSCIRDLRSFLAFKSN
- the LOC139985201 gene encoding uncharacterized protein isoform X2 yields the protein MADIEDSAVFNFLKKYEIESLHETFIENGIDKTALLLLKEDDIRDLIPKIGDRLKFQAGWKKEFQSKVVFQFPLYQDEIPDVSSLSDADDLSTTGDSSTSVDTLIIESDADTSLEGSSYSPFHSPYPLKRQKRIHFDVEAILGQSSRGRKVMGSISCKKLCSKQDRHILVEICSSHMVDHYGDKPSSFIKAALAAAVVDLFPFLKDPESPLGYEAWYCKGAAGRPATGYLEEHLRYVRKKKIAMVKDSPGASSPPTPLTKVSTPPKLRADLENKEELVMMTEWLKCNMEPREKVLDFMRQTAVYRQQQIKDHSTNISDILKEYPRLLDRGMIEQDFSVLWPEHEDHLYEKWDLYYNGIIEYGKQVENWQGILGLEYVNLESLSIDKKKTFAFFLLPVILRGKGKGKKGLCSVTEAITSFVDIQPEVADILQISKTIDATKKPQPFVVCKGTLLAPTQTFVILERRPVPQESLLKAIDFSFKAMYILDMAYQPSCCLVWQFIQNVIYEIKEPHVPSCIRDLRSFLAFKSN
- the LOC139985201 gene encoding uncharacterized protein isoform X3; translated protein: MADIEDSAVFNFLKKYEIESLHETFIENGIDKTALLLLKEDDIRDLIPKIGDRLKFQAGWKKEFQSKVVFQFPLYQDEIPDVSSLSDADDLSTTGDSSTSVDTLIIESDADTSLEGSSYSPFHSPYPLKRQKRIHFDVEAILGQSSRGRKVMGSISCKKLCSKQDRHILVEICSSHMVDHYGDKPSSFIKAALAAAVVDLFPFLKDPESPLGYEAWYCKGAAGRPATGYLEEHLRYVRKKKIAMVKDSPGASSPPTPLTKVSTPPKLREADLENKEELVMMTEWLKCNMEPREKVLDFMRQTAVYRQQQIKDHSTNISDILKEYPRLLDRGMIEQDFSVLWPEHEDHLYEKWDLYYNGIIEYGKQVENWQGILGLEYVNLESLSIVILRGKGKGKKGLCSVTEAITSFVDIQPEVADILQISKTIDATKKPQPFVVCKGTLLAPTQTFVILERRPVPQESLLKAIDFSFKAMYILDMAYQPSCCLVWQFIQNVIYEIKEPHVPSCIRDLRSFLAFKSN